From a single Nostoc sp. MS1 genomic region:
- a CDS encoding HEAT repeat domain-containing protein, whose protein sequence is MNNISQLLAQAQAAYYAGDWSSLIHYLQQLILVGKDEADPKYLLELSLSALEMGDFQQRWDITKVLISLGSIAINPLIELLEDDEAEDELRWFAARILGEFSHPDVINPLVEFLRVNENEELRAIAASSLAQLGTVAIPKLSELLKDENTRLLAVRSLAYVRRTETINPLLTVVQDHQAAVRAAALEALSSFHDERVAPVLLNALNDLAAPVRRAAIIGLSYRPGLSAQLDLIRKIQPHLYDFNIEVCCVAAVALARMGDDAAQHLFQVLVSPHTPITLQLEIIRALNWLESLTGLEYLQQALNQLTSATLWQEIVTVLGRVQKPELKTPATEIILQMLQAPHPATKINSVKSAIALSLGQLGCPQATELLNQMQEDPDEFVRLHAIAALKKLTPSLA, encoded by the coding sequence GTGAATAATATCAGTCAACTTTTGGCGCAGGCACAGGCAGCCTATTATGCAGGTGATTGGTCATCATTGATTCACTATCTGCAACAGCTGATTTTGGTCGGGAAGGATGAAGCTGATCCAAAATATCTTTTAGAATTGTCACTTTCTGCGTTGGAAATGGGCGATTTTCAACAACGCTGGGATATTACCAAGGTGTTAATCAGTTTGGGAAGTATTGCCATCAATCCCTTGATTGAACTTTTAGAAGATGACGAAGCAGAGGATGAATTGCGCTGGTTTGCTGCCAGAATTTTGGGCGAGTTTTCCCATCCAGATGTAATAAATCCTTTGGTGGAATTTTTGCGGGTAAATGAAAATGAGGAATTGAGGGCGATCGCAGCATCTTCTTTGGCACAATTAGGAACTGTAGCTATTCCCAAACTTAGCGAATTGTTAAAAGATGAAAATACCAGGCTTTTGGCAGTGCGATCGCTGGCTTACGTCCGCCGTACAGAAACTATCAACCCTTTATTAACTGTGGTGCAAGATCATCAAGCCGCAGTCCGCGCCGCCGCTTTAGAAGCCCTCAGTAGTTTTCACGATGAACGTGTAGCACCTGTATTATTAAATGCTTTGAATGATTTAGCCGCACCTGTAAGACGCGCTGCAATTATCGGTTTAAGTTATCGTCCGGGATTATCTGCCCAACTAGATTTGATTAGGAAAATACAGCCACATCTTTATGATTTTAATATTGAGGTTTGCTGTGTAGCTGCCGTTGCCCTTGCCCGGATGGGTGATGATGCTGCCCAACACCTATTTCAAGTATTGGTATCGCCCCATACACCAATTACATTACAACTAGAAATCATCCGCGCCTTGAATTGGTTAGAGTCACTAACAGGACTGGAGTATTTACAACAAGCACTAAATCAACTCACCTCAGCAACACTTTGGCAAGAAATTGTTACTGTTTTAGGACGGGTACAAAAGCCGGAGTTAAAAACACCAGCCACAGAAATTATTTTACAGATGTTACAAGCACCACATCCTGCGACAAAAATTAACAGTGTGAAAAGTGCGATCGCTCTATCTTTGGGCCAGTTGGGTTGTCCGCAAGCCACAGAACTATTAAACCAGATGCAGGAAGATCCAGATGAGTTTGTCAGACTACATGCGATCGCTGCACTTAAAAAACTCACCCCTTCTTTGGCATAG
- a CDS encoding ubiquinol-cytochrome c reductase iron-sulfur subunit: protein MKRRDFINWVGLGLIASSLPVAIAACTSGQTTSTAKSTGWETVGTVTDLDKSGQLLNENSPIGPVLVVGTSKENLVAVNPACTHKGCTVGWKAEAKKFVCPCHGSEFGIDGKVQKEPATEPLKTYAAKIEGSSVVVRQS, encoded by the coding sequence ATGAAACGTAGAGATTTTATTAATTGGGTGGGTTTGGGTTTGATAGCGAGTAGCTTACCTGTAGCGATCGCAGCTTGTACTTCTGGGCAGACAACATCCACCGCAAAATCTACAGGCTGGGAAACAGTTGGTACTGTTACAGACTTAGATAAATCCGGTCAACTACTAAACGAAAATTCCCCCATTGGCCCGGTGTTGGTAGTCGGTACATCAAAAGAAAATCTTGTTGCTGTTAACCCCGCCTGCACCCACAAAGGCTGCACAGTTGGATGGAAAGCCGAAGCCAAAAAATTTGTTTGCCCATGTCATGGCTCAGAATTTGGAATTGATGGTAAAGTTCAAAAAGAACCAGCTACAGAACCACTCAAAACTTACGCCGCCAAGATTGAGGGTAGTTCAGTCGTAGTTAGACAAAGTTAA
- a CDS encoding iron uptake porin gives MAKYLLASAGGAAFLWLFYGLFPVQATTNSLLEIDKSVEKSSITAPKSAIAEANLADANEQQLPVTNVVKQESDTTNQQPQTQNSTSDEFAQVTSVSQLSDVQPTDWAFQALQSLVERYGCIAGYPNRTYRGNRAMTRYEFAAGLNACLDRINELIATATGDLVRKEDLATLQKLQEQFAAELATLRGRVDALEARTTELEANQFSTTTKLNGEAIIAGIGATGGAPGRNDSNIILVNRVRLNLTTSFTGKDTLITGLQAYNFLGGADGSGSLQQSLGLASPILSASSARTSFEPQFPGLNVKDLSPVGANSVQLYKLLYIFPVADKLTLFAGTAAETSDAFPAITPFSGEGQESISRFGNLNPVLRVSGGTSGTGLASAAGFIYTFSPSLDFRALYGSVNANLPQKSPNEAIAGSGISTTPLGGGLFSGSSVIAAQLTFKPTRDIDIGLNYANSYHEINILGTGLIRSDINALALPGSPSDIPVKLNSVGGTLTWRFSPKIALSGYGAAIFVDDSSNRVNASTTFTSWMVGLHFRDLLQSGSSAGLLFGQPLYRTDASGDARLTPDGETRATPYHLEAYYRFKVSDNISITPGAFVLFNPEGDSRNDTTTVGVLRTTFTF, from the coding sequence ATGGCAAAATATCTACTAGCCTCTGCTGGTGGAGCAGCTTTCTTATGGTTATTTTATGGTTTGTTCCCTGTACAAGCCACTACTAATTCATTATTAGAAATAGATAAATCTGTTGAAAAAAGTAGTATTACTGCCCCAAAATCTGCTATTGCTGAAGCCAATTTAGCTGATGCTAATGAGCAACAATTGCCAGTAACTAATGTAGTTAAACAAGAGTCTGATACAACCAATCAACAGCCACAAACACAAAATTCAACATCAGATGAATTTGCACAAGTAACATCCGTATCGCAGTTATCAGATGTACAGCCTACTGATTGGGCTTTCCAAGCACTACAATCTTTAGTTGAGCGCTATGGTTGTATCGCTGGTTATCCCAACCGTACCTATCGCGGTAATCGAGCGATGACTCGTTATGAGTTTGCGGCTGGTTTAAATGCTTGTCTAGACAGAATCAACGAACTCATCGCTACTGCAACGGGTGATTTAGTCAGAAAAGAAGATTTAGCAACCTTACAAAAACTACAAGAACAATTTGCGGCAGAATTAGCCACTTTGCGGGGTCGAGTCGATGCTTTAGAAGCCCGGACAACAGAATTAGAAGCCAATCAGTTTTCGACTACGACAAAACTCAATGGTGAAGCAATTATCGCTGGTATTGGTGCTACTGGCGGCGCTCCTGGTAGGAATGATTCTAATATCATCCTAGTAAACAGAGTGCGGTTAAATCTCACCACTAGCTTTACAGGTAAAGATACATTAATCACAGGCTTGCAAGCCTACAACTTTTTAGGTGGAGCCGATGGTAGTGGTAGCTTACAACAAAGTTTAGGACTAGCTTCACCTATTTTAAGTGCTAGTAGCGCTCGTACTAGTTTTGAACCACAGTTTCCAGGTCTCAACGTTAAGGACTTATCTCCAGTAGGAGCGAATAGTGTACAACTGTACAAGTTACTGTATATTTTCCCTGTTGCAGATAAGTTAACCTTATTTGCGGGAACTGCGGCGGAAACATCAGATGCTTTTCCAGCAATTACACCTTTTTCTGGTGAGGGACAAGAATCAATTTCTCGCTTCGGCAATTTGAATCCTGTCTTACGTGTTTCTGGTGGGACTTCTGGTACTGGTTTAGCATCGGCTGCGGGATTTATTTATACTTTCTCTCCCAGTTTAGATTTTCGTGCCTTATACGGTAGCGTTAACGCCAACTTGCCACAAAAATCTCCAAATGAGGCAATAGCAGGATCGGGAATATCTACCACACCTTTAGGAGGTGGCTTATTCAGTGGTAGTAGCGTTATTGCAGCACAGTTAACCTTTAAACCCACCCGTGACATTGATATTGGTTTAAACTATGCCAACAGCTATCACGAAATCAATATTTTAGGCACAGGACTAATTAGGAGTGATATCAATGCTTTAGCTCTACCTGGCTCGCCGAGTGATATACCAGTCAAGCTCAACTCTGTAGGTGGTACTCTTACTTGGCGATTCTCTCCTAAGATTGCTTTGTCTGGCTACGGTGCAGCTATCTTTGTTGATGATTCTTCTAACAGGGTTAATGCTTCTACGACCTTTACAAGTTGGATGGTAGGGCTTCACTTTAGAGATTTATTGCAATCAGGTAGTAGTGCGGGGCTTCTGTTTGGTCAGCCACTTTACCGTACAGATGCAAGTGGTGATGCTCGACTGACTCCAGATGGTGAAACTCGCGCTACTCCTTACCATTTGGAAGCCTATTATCGCTTCAAGGTCAGCGATAACATTAGCATCACCCCAGGCGCATTTGTTCTCTTCAACCCAGAGGGTGACAGCAGAAACGACACCACAACTGTAGGCGTATTGCGGACTACGTTTACTTTCTAG
- a CDS encoding ferredoxin--nitrite reductase: MTDTATTAKASLNKFEKFKAEKDGLAIKLEIDKIASLGWEAMDETDRDHRLKWVGVFFRPVTPGKFMMRMRMPNGILTSDQMRVLAEVVQRYGDDGNADITTRQNIQLRGIRIEDLPDIFNKFHAVGLTSVQSGMDNIRNITGDPVAGLDADELYDTRELVQQIQDLLTNKGEGNPEFTNLPRKFNIAIAGGRDNSVHAEINDLAFVPAFKEVNGDWILGNPDKSPTPQKVFGFNVLVGGFFSAKRCEAAIPLNVWVTPEEVVAICKAVLEVYRDNGSRANRLKSRLMWLIDEWGIEKFRSEVEQRLGKSLLNAAPKDEIDWEKRDHIGVYKQKQEGLNYVGLHIPVGRLYAEDMFELARLADVYGSGEIRMTVEQNVIIPNIPDSRLQTLLTDPLLERFSIDPGMLTRSLVSCTGAQFCNFALIETKNRASEMIKALEDELTFTRPVRIHWTGCPNSCGQPQVADIGLMGTKARKDGKPVEGVDIYMGGKVGKDAHLGSCVQKGIPCEDLQPVLRDLLIQNFGAKPK; encoded by the coding sequence ATGACAGACACAGCAACTACCGCCAAAGCCAGTCTGAATAAGTTTGAGAAATTCAAAGCTGAAAAGGACGGACTGGCTATCAAGTTAGAAATAGATAAAATTGCCTCTCTCGGATGGGAAGCAATGGACGAAACAGACCGGGATCATCGCCTGAAGTGGGTGGGTGTATTCTTTCGTCCAGTCACTCCCGGTAAGTTCATGATGCGGATGCGGATGCCTAATGGTATTCTCACTAGCGATCAGATGCGTGTTTTAGCCGAAGTGGTGCAGCGTTACGGAGATGACGGTAACGCTGATATTACAACCAGACAGAATATTCAATTACGTGGGATCAGAATTGAAGATTTACCAGATATCTTCAATAAATTTCACGCCGTGGGTTTAACCAGTGTGCAATCTGGAATGGACAACATCCGCAACATCACAGGTGATCCCGTAGCCGGGTTGGATGCGGATGAGTTGTATGACACCCGCGAATTGGTGCAGCAAATTCAGGATTTACTTACCAATAAAGGAGAAGGTAATCCCGAATTTACTAATTTACCTCGCAAATTTAATATTGCGATCGCTGGTGGACGCGACAATTCAGTCCATGCAGAAATCAACGATTTAGCCTTCGTCCCAGCATTCAAAGAAGTCAATGGAGATTGGATATTAGGGAACCCTGACAAATCGCCAACACCTCAAAAAGTCTTTGGATTTAACGTCCTGGTGGGTGGCTTCTTTTCCGCTAAACGTTGTGAAGCGGCGATCCCCTTGAATGTTTGGGTTACACCAGAAGAAGTTGTAGCTATATGTAAGGCGGTGTTAGAAGTCTATCGGGATAACGGCTCAAGAGCTAATCGTTTGAAGTCTCGTTTGATGTGGTTGATTGATGAGTGGGGTATAGAGAAGTTCCGCTCCGAAGTTGAACAGCGTCTAGGTAAATCCTTACTAAACGCCGCACCCAAAGACGAAATCGATTGGGAAAAGCGCGACCACATCGGAGTTTATAAACAGAAGCAAGAGGGATTGAACTATGTGGGCTTACACATACCTGTAGGTAGGTTGTATGCCGAGGATATGTTTGAACTTGCCAGATTAGCCGATGTTTACGGTAGCGGCGAAATCCGCATGACTGTTGAACAGAACGTGATTATTCCTAACATTCCCGACTCGCGGTTACAAACATTGTTAACAGATCCCTTGCTAGAGAGATTTTCCATCGATCCGGGAATGTTAACGCGATCGCTAGTTTCTTGCACAGGCGCACAGTTTTGCAACTTCGCCCTCATCGAAACCAAAAACCGCGCCTCAGAAATGATCAAAGCCTTGGAAGATGAACTCACATTCACTCGTCCAGTCCGCATCCATTGGACAGGCTGTCCCAACTCTTGCGGACAACCCCAAGTTGCAGACATCGGCCTCATGGGAACCAAAGCCCGTAAAGATGGCAAACCTGTCGAAGGCGTTGACATCTATATGGGTGGCAAAGTCGGCAAAGACGCACATTTAGGTAGCTGCGTTCAAAAAGGCATCCCCTGTGAAGACTTACAGCCAGTTTTACGAGACTTACTCATCCAAAACTTCGGCGCTAAACCCAAATAG
- a CDS encoding anthranilate phosphoribosyltransferase family protein → MSILFRDLLKKVGSGNHTGENLTRAEAFSATKMMLLGEATPAQIGAFLIAHRIKRPTGEELAGMLDAFAQLGPKLKPIASPNPPIVFGIPYDGRTRTAPISPITALLLSAVGQPVVMHGGDRLPTKYGLPLIEIWQGLGVNWSTLSLEQAQSVFAQTGIGFVYTPQHFPLNNTIWEYRDQLGKRPPFATMELIWCPYAGDAHVIAGYVHPPTEGMFQVALQLRGVNKFTLVKGLEGSCDLPRDRTAIISLSSASPELERVFLLAHDYGFTNKNVPLGSTEELLTQIQDVFAGNTNELQQTALWNGGFYLWRCGICADMRSGIAQAEELLKSGVVAAKLQQITQLITSISQTNLDNRFLESEQKVNVTS, encoded by the coding sequence ATGAGTATTTTATTCAGGGATTTGCTGAAAAAAGTAGGAAGTGGTAACCACACGGGAGAAAATTTAACCCGTGCTGAAGCTTTCAGCGCTACTAAAATGATGTTATTAGGTGAGGCTACACCAGCCCAGATAGGCGCGTTTTTAATTGCTCACCGCATCAAACGTCCTACTGGGGAAGAATTAGCAGGAATGTTGGACGCATTTGCCCAATTGGGGCCAAAACTAAAACCAATCGCCTCCCCAAATCCACCGATAGTTTTTGGTATACCTTATGATGGTAGGACACGCACTGCACCCATCAGCCCGATAACAGCGTTATTACTGTCAGCCGTGGGACAACCAGTGGTAATGCACGGAGGCGATCGCTTACCAACCAAATACGGTTTACCATTAATAGAAATCTGGCAAGGATTAGGAGTAAACTGGTCTACCTTGTCATTAGAACAAGCTCAATCAGTCTTTGCACAAACTGGAATTGGCTTTGTCTATACACCACAACACTTTCCTTTAAATAATACTATCTGGGAATACCGTGACCAACTCGGCAAGCGTCCACCATTCGCCACAATGGAATTGATTTGGTGTCCTTATGCTGGTGATGCTCATGTAATTGCTGGATATGTTCATCCACCTACAGAAGGAATGTTCCAGGTAGCATTACAACTGCGGGGGGTAAATAAATTTACCTTGGTGAAGGGATTAGAAGGCAGTTGTGATTTACCACGCGATCGCACAGCTATCATTAGTTTATCTTCAGCATCCCCGGAGCTAGAAAGAGTTTTTCTTTTAGCCCATGATTACGGCTTTACTAACAAAAATGTACCTTTGGGTAGCACTGAAGAATTGCTAACTCAAATACAAGATGTTTTTGCTGGGAATACTAATGAGTTACAGCAAACAGCCTTGTGGAATGGTGGGTTTTACCTGTGGCGCTGTGGAATTTGTGCGGATATGCGATCGGGTATTGCTCAGGCGGAGGAATTACTCAAGAGTGGGGTAGTAGCGGCAAAATTACAACAAATAACTCAGCTAATTACTTCAATATCACAAACAAATTTAGATAATCGGTTTCTGGAGTCAGAGCAGAAAGTTAATGTTACCTCATAG
- a CDS encoding LysR family transcriptional regulator, giving the protein MRLEQLQAFLAIAETGSFQKAAGKCGVTQSTISRQIQSLEADLGVELFHRTNQAKLTLGGERLLPRARKICQEWETATQELADLIAGKQPELCIAAIHSLCGSYLPPVLQKFCRDFPEVQLRVTSLGSDRALKVLKDGLVDLAIVMNNRFLTTAREMVVEVLYDEAIEVLIAANHPLAQYERVPWSELIRYPQVVFKDGYGMQRLVQDKFERLEATLQAALEVNTLDAFRGVVRQGELIALLPTSALLEARLDPTLAVRPLANNALPDNSGLTRRVVMVTTQDRLQIPPIKHFWQLVRENIPPLMEQQRSAS; this is encoded by the coding sequence ATGCGACTAGAGCAGTTGCAAGCTTTTTTGGCGATCGCAGAAACCGGCAGCTTTCAAAAGGCTGCTGGTAAATGTGGTGTCACCCAATCTACTATCAGTCGGCAAATTCAGTCACTAGAAGCAGATTTAGGTGTAGAACTGTTTCACAGAACGAATCAAGCTAAGTTGACTTTAGGCGGCGAACGCTTACTTCCCCGCGCCCGGAAAATTTGTCAAGAGTGGGAAACGGCTACACAAGAGTTAGCAGATTTAATCGCTGGGAAGCAGCCAGAGTTGTGTATCGCTGCGATTCATTCTCTTTGTGGTTCTTATTTACCACCAGTATTACAAAAGTTTTGCCGTGATTTTCCTGAAGTACAATTGCGGGTAACATCTTTGGGAAGCGATCGCGCTCTGAAAGTCCTCAAAGATGGTTTAGTAGACTTAGCAATTGTCATGAATAATCGCTTTCTTACCACTGCAAGGGAAATGGTGGTTGAAGTTTTGTATGATGAAGCGATAGAAGTTTTAATTGCCGCCAATCATCCTTTAGCTCAATATGAGCGTGTACCTTGGTCAGAATTGATACGTTATCCTCAAGTGGTTTTTAAAGATGGTTATGGGATGCAGCGTCTAGTCCAAGACAAATTTGAGCGACTAGAAGCCACACTACAAGCAGCTTTAGAAGTTAATACCTTAGATGCTTTTCGGGGAGTAGTGCGCCAAGGAGAATTAATCGCCTTACTCCCCACTTCTGCATTATTAGAAGCACGCCTTGACCCCACCTTAGCAGTGCGTCCCCTAGCTAACAACGCATTACCAGACAATTCTGGCTTGACTCGTCGCGTAGTTATGGTGACAACTCAAGATCGGTTACAAATTCCCCCCATTAAACATTTTTGGCAACTAGTTAGGGAAAATATTCCCCCACTAATGGAGCAGCAGCGATCGGCATCGTGA
- a CDS encoding CmpA/NrtA family ABC transporter substrate-binding protein, protein MTHVSRRKFIFTTGAAAAVSIFAHACTSNNSQSTSTGEQAPSANPAANVTSTKAPKVETTKAKLGFIPLTDAAPLIIAKEKGFFAKYGMTDMEVIKQKSWPVTRDNLKIGSSGDGIDGAHILSPMPYLMTINDKVPMYILARLNTNGQAISVAEKYKDLKVNLESKGLKETAAKAKADKKAWKAGITFPGGTHDLWMRYWLAAGGINPDQDVVLEPVPPPQMVANMKVGTVDAFCVGEPWNAQLVSQKLGYSALVTGELWKDHPEKAFAMRQDWVDKNPNAAQAILMAILEAQQWCDKAENKEEMCKIISDRKYLNVAAADILERSKGNIDYGDGRTEKEFAHRMKFWADNASYPYKSHDTWFLTEEIRWGYLPKDTKVQDIVNQVNKEDLWKKAAKAINVADAEIPSSTSRGIETFFDGVKFDPEKPEEYLNSLKIKKV, encoded by the coding sequence ATGACACACGTTTCCAGAAGAAAATTTATTTTCACCACAGGCGCGGCGGCTGCGGTTTCTATTTTTGCTCATGCTTGCACTTCCAACAATTCTCAATCAACATCCACAGGAGAACAAGCACCTTCAGCCAACCCAGCCGCCAACGTTACATCTACTAAAGCACCGAAAGTAGAAACTACCAAAGCCAAGTTAGGATTTATTCCTCTAACTGATGCTGCACCCCTAATTATTGCTAAAGAAAAAGGCTTCTTTGCCAAATATGGCATGACTGATATGGAAGTCATCAAGCAGAAATCTTGGCCTGTCACCCGCGATAACTTAAAAATTGGTTCTTCTGGTGATGGTATTGATGGCGCACATATTCTTAGCCCCATGCCATACTTGATGACCATTAACGATAAAGTGCCAATGTATATATTGGCTAGATTAAATACTAACGGTCAAGCTATCTCGGTTGCAGAAAAGTATAAAGACTTGAAAGTCAATTTAGAAAGCAAAGGCTTAAAAGAAACCGCAGCCAAAGCTAAAGCTGATAAGAAAGCTTGGAAAGCTGGTATTACCTTTCCTGGCGGAACACATGATTTATGGATGCGCTATTGGTTAGCGGCTGGCGGTATTAACCCCGACCAAGATGTGGTTTTAGAACCTGTACCACCACCACAAATGGTAGCCAATATGAAAGTTGGTACAGTAGATGCTTTCTGTGTAGGAGAACCTTGGAACGCTCAATTAGTTAGCCAAAAATTAGGTTACTCGGCTTTAGTTACAGGCGAATTATGGAAAGACCACCCAGAAAAAGCCTTTGCGATGCGTCAAGACTGGGTTGATAAAAATCCCAACGCTGCACAAGCAATTTTGATGGCGATTTTAGAAGCACAACAATGGTGTGATAAAGCAGAAAATAAAGAAGAAATGTGTAAAATCATTTCTGACCGGAAATACTTAAATGTTGCCGCCGCAGATATTTTAGAAAGGTCTAAAGGAAATATTGATTATGGTGATGGGCGCACCGAAAAAGAATTTGCTCATCGCATGAAATTCTGGGCAGATAATGCTTCCTATCCTTATAAGAGTCATGATACTTGGTTTTTAACTGAGGAAATTCGCTGGGGTTACTTACCAAAAGATACTAAAGTGCAAGACATTGTTAATCAAGTTAATAAGGAAGACTTGTGGAAGAAAGCAGCAAAAGCAATTAATGTAGCTGATGCAGAAATTCCTTCAAGCACTTCTCGCGGAATTGAAACATTTTTTGATGGCGTTAAATTTGACCCAGAGAAACCAGAAGAATATTTGAATAGTTTGAAGATCAAAAAAGTTTAA